tcatttgataaaactaattcaCAAAATGGCTTAAACGGTATAAGAATAcctagtgaaaaaaatattaatcactgTTCTGAATCATTACAAAATgtatcagaaaaccaaaaacttgaaaagaaagaaagtgtAAGAGACAGccataaaaagaaagaagctaaaatttcaaaagaatcatcgaagaaaaataaaaagcataagaGAAAGTCTAAAGAAAAACCTGATAtaactgctttaaaattaaatgatggaGTTGAAACTTGCTCAAAACTAATTGCATCTGCATTAGACATTGACGAATATCCATCTAATGTCACTGCAAACGAAAATATTTCAGGAAATTTAAATTGCGAGTTAAATAAAGGTCTTTTGGAATTAGATAAAACTAACTTTCAAAATGGATTGGTTGCTGTAAAGACTACAACTTCTTGCATAACAGCAGAAAATCCTTCGAATGATGTCAAAAGCAGCATGatagatcaaaatataaataaggaaGTACTTAATGCTATTCAAGCAATGTCTGGTGAAACAAATGTTAGTCACTGCTCTGAATCATTGCAAAAGacatcaaattcaaaaaaacaaaaacttggaAAGGAAGAAAGTGTAAAAGACAGacataagaaaaagaaagctaaagtttcaaaagaatcatcaaagaaaaagaaaaagcataagaaaaaatctaaagaaaaacctgatataactgctttaaaaataaatcatgaatttGAAACTCACTCAAAAGCAAGTGTACCAGCATTAGACATTGATGAGTGTTCAACTAATGTCTCAGGAAATTTAAATAGTGTGTTAGATGAAGGTCTCCTGGATTCATTAGACAAAGCTAGCTTACGAAATAGTGTTGAAACTACTACATCTTTTACAACAGTAGAAAACCTTTCTAATGATGCCAATAAGAGGATAAAACATCTAAATGAGGAAGTACTAAATCCATTTGAAAGAATGTCTGGTGAAACAAAATCTCCAAAATCGGTAAAACAAACctccaaaaaacaaaaacttgaaaatgaagCTAGTAAAAGgtcgaaaaataaaaaggaagaaaaagataaagtttcaaaaatgcataaaaagaaCCAGAAcatatctaaagaaaaactagACGAAAACCCTGTGACAGTGATTGAGAGATTAGAGTCTAATTCTAAACTAGGTGTAGACATTAATGTTTCATCTAATGTCTCTctggaagaaaatatttcaaaagatttaaatgaCGAGTTAGATGTAGATCTTCTTGAATCAGTAGTTCAAAATGACCTGAATGATATCAATAATATGACAAAAGATCTGCATAATACAGTATTAAATCCAATGGACGGaaaatgcaatgaaataaatgttgtaTGCTGTTCAGAATCATTAGAGAAAGCATCAAAAAAAcgaaaacttgaaaataaaaaaagtgaaaggctcagtcataaaaagaaaaagaaagaaaagcgtTTGAAAGAATCAGTAAAGGAACATAAAAAGAACAAGAGAAAATCGAAAGCAAAAACTGACGAAACtaccttaaaaaaagaagaggacACTTACTCTAAGCTAAATATGCCTGCATCAAACAATGATGTTCCATTTAAGtctagtttaaaaagaaatgtttctgaGGATTTACTTGAAGCTCTTCTGGAATCAAATGCATCTAACACGCAGAATGACTTCAATGGTATTAAAACTACTACATCTTGTATAGCCACAGAAAGGACTTTTTATGATATTGATGGGCTAGATATAGATAAAGACCTTTatgatttattatcaaattcaaTGGAGGGAATATTTGATAAGTCACTGGGGAAAgcatcaaaaaaacaaaaaagcaaaaatgaagaaagtgaAAGGCGCAatcataaaaagaagaaaaaagataaaattttaaaacagtcatCAGAAAATTGTAAggagaacaagaaaaaaacagaaaagaaacctgataaaaataaggaatttgaaCCCCCTTGTAATTCTCAGAAAcccaaaaaatctaaaaaggcTGAAAAGACTGTTGCAGAAATAAGTAAATCAAGTAAAGAATAtgattgcaatttaaattcagaaagGAATAGATCCAAATCTACTTCAAATATTGAAGAGTTGCATGATTTTGAAAGTACTTTAGAccaagaaaaagtttttcatgaaCAACCAGattgtaatataaaaactaaaagaagaaGATCAAAATCTGAAAGCCAGAAAAAAGAGCAAAATCATTCTAAAAAGTCAAAGAAGCTATCTCGAGATAAAAAGATTACTAAACATAACGGAATTACTGAATTTGATACTACCGACACAATTTTACCTGTCAAAAACTTTTCTGAATCTAAAAACGTATTACGTcaaattaaaaaccaaagcCAGAGTAAAAAAGTTGAGAAACATTTCAGCAAAAAACTTCAAATGCctaatgaatgtttaaatattccTGGTGTTGATAATTCAAATACAATTCtctcagttaataatttttctaatccCGAAAATATTCAGCATGATAATTCCATTATTGAATcatatggtaaaaaaacaaaggagaaagataaattaaaagacaTTTCGGAAGAGAAAAAATCTTCTGTTtctgaaaacaattataatgaattatttttaatgaaggaaAACACCGTTAATAAACCCAAAAAATCACCcaaagtaaaaaggaaaaaattatttaaggattCACATTACCTGAACAATTCTCACAAAGAAATTCAGTGTAGCACAACTATTACAAACAATTGTACAGTGCCGACGGAACTTTCTCCATCAAAAAGACATTCATTTTTAGATGATGATGCAAGTGGTAATATTGATATGTcttcaataaattcaaatattgattcaaatttttcctCATCTGAAGAAACTACTACTTTTTCTGATGTGTCTGAGATACTAAACTTTCCGGTAGATATCTATCGTCATAATGTTGCTCTGGGTCTTTCTCCAAAAactaaaagtaagaaaatgccAAATTCAAATATCAatgaacaaaacaaagaattctcattattaaataatgacttGTTGATggcaagtaaaaaaatactgcaaCAAAGTACTTCTGAACCTGTTAAATCACAAAGTTGCATTGATAATGAGTCAGATGCTAAAGGAACTGAAAAAGATGACAATCAAAATGCTGGAACGTTGTCATTCTGTAGTACAAACATATCAGAATCTGGGGTTGACTCTGATTTTGTTGGTGGAAATAAAGTGCCAAAAAAATGTGCTTCTACTGCTGTGCTgacatcaaaacaaaataatgaagttaaatCAGCTTCTATTTTCCAACAATCTCAGTTTACAAATAATACTGAAGATACATTTTTATCTATGAATTGTTCCTTTAGGCAAgattttgaagcaaatataaatattcataaatcttCATCTGAACGTAGTTTTAGTTCTTTTTCACATTCTAGTCTTAATCCTTCTGTTATGCTAAACGATGTTCTCCCAAGTAAATCAGctcaaaaatacatttctacACCTGAAAAGTCATTTACATCAATTTCTGAGTCAGATAGGGAAATGCAATATTGTACTCCACCTGGAACTGatacaaatttagaaatgagTGTTAGTCATGAGCTGACTTCAGAAAATATTGCTAAGGCTAATGAGCTATATAAAGAAACAAAGGGGGCTGTCACAGATTTATTTCGTACTGATAAGCAGTGTAATTCACCTTGTATGCAAAATGTATCTACAATTTCCCTTGTTAATTCAAATCATAATACTGAATCCTGTGACTTTCAATCACCTTCAACTAACTCAATGGTGAGTGAAATTCACcaagaattaaatgaatttcaatcaCCTTCTCTAATCCAGGTAGCAAGAAGCAATGTCTCGTCAAATGAACCAGAGCGTTTAGCCACTTCTGTTTCACTGTCCCAATTTAATGTTTCTGTTACAAAAAGCCAAACTGATGACTGTGGAACGAATACTGAAAATGTTAATTGCAAAAGTGTTAGCACAGCTACTGAAACGAATTACTTTCAATCACCTTCTCTAATCCATTTTGCAAATTGCAATGTCTCATCAAATGAACCAGAACTTTTAAACACTTCTGTTTCAGTATCACAATTTAAtgattcttttacaaaaaaccAAACTGATGACTGTGGAATGAACACTGAAAATGTTAATTGCAAAAGTGTTAGCACAGCTACTGAAAtcattaattctaataattcagTAAATAGTTACAATAACGATATTAATTCGAATGACATCTCTAATCAAGTTTGTTCTATACAAGTAACTGTCAACTTCACTGGTAATGATGATTGCTCTGCATCAAGGAAGCAACAATTTGTGGCACAATTTGGTTTTCaaactgttaataattttgaaagaactcCTCTAGTTTCATCAGTTTCTTTCACTCCTGCGAATGCTTCTACAccaatgattaataataatcttaatccAAATCTTGACTCAATCAGAAATCATGACCCACtacatatatttcaatttaatcagACCACTAATTCCACTGAGAAAAGTGTTAATTGTTACAAATGCTGTGATACTAATACTTCTCACGAACCAGAAAAAATTAGACAGTGTGTTGCTTTGAATGACAGTGATTTAAATCGAACTCTTTTTTCTAATTCTAGTCCAACTAttgtaaataaatctaaaaacataaaTCATCAATCTCATCccaaacttttttcaaactttgctTCTTTATATGGTGAAAATGAAGCTCTTTCCCACAGTTCTATTTATAAACATGGGAGTCTGTTATTCCAGAATAAGTGTCTTAAACCATTGACTAATGAAAATCTTGATTCTCCAATCGGAGAATCAAATGAGCTTCCTTTAAAAGCAAAAGATATATGTGATATAAATAATGAGTCATCTTACAGAACTAGTACTATTTTAGATGAAAGTGGTGATGATTGTTCACACATTTCTTCTAGTAGTTATTCAGACATTCAAACAGTAGGTTCAATGGATGTTCAAACAGGAACTTTAAAAGTGGGAACTTTGTCTGAAAATGAATGTCTGTTATCGCAAGATGGAGATTTTATACCCTTAACTACTAAAAATCTTGATTCTCTAAGTAGAGGAGCAAAATCTATGAATAATGATTCATCTCTCAGATCTAGTACTATTTATTCTAGTGATAGTTCACTTAGTACTTTAAGTAATTATTCATACAATAAAAGAGAAGTTTCAGTTGaagaaacttcaaaaattaaaccttCTTCTAAACGTAAACGTAAcaataaaattcctaaaagCTGTAAGAGAATTGAAACTGATTCAGATTCTTCTATGCCAAAATTAGAGCCTATCATAATAGGTAatcatttgtttcaatttttttttaaaatagcctttgtatttttagaaacaattatgCAGAGGTTTTTCTTTCATACACtagtcataaatttttaaaaatatgtataaatactttataactgttaatgtttaaataaattcaaaaaattaaaaaaaagttacattttttctcaaaatcgaATTTCAAGTTTTGGATGAAACAGGAACTATTTCATGCTTTAATAAACgtctatttgaaaaaattactaactaaaaaattattttttattatgatgattttggttatgaactattttaaacttttgattcaGTTTAGTATTCAGTCAcgagaaatgaaaataaaatgtctaagcttatagttttatttaaacgaaatgTAAAAATGAACTGAGTTGAATGAATTTAACacttaattgtgatttttttttttttgtaataaactttttattttaaaaaaaattgttttaaaattatgtagggaataaaatattactagcagttttacatatatttattattaaatcaatgcatatatttttgttataactatttagttttatgttacTTCCAACATTATTAGATATAAAATTCCAAACATTATTAGgtataaaattagcattatattttattaaaaaaagctttactagttttgtttaaaaactgaaaataacgATGTGAACTGAACGATGTGTAACGTgtgtaactgaaaataataaaagataaagatgttttatctttttaaactttaaatttttataagtaataaagtATTAAGCAAGCAGATATATTGAATGCaatatctattaatattttccaattcatgtgttttaacaatttaaaacagtGATGTATAAGTATCAAAGTGTTTTCCTTAGGAAAAAtcctgaaataaattatcatatatatataagagaTGGATCTAAATAAAAGGTTACAAggataataaaaagtatatagaaaatacaaatttattactttactcGGTTGCTTAAAAGTTGCTCGgttgcttattaatttatatgaatctTCACACTAGTAAGTATtcttattctttgaaaaatattgctctcTATTGGTATGAAATTAAAGACCTATGGTTCCCAAATACCTTAGgggcaaaattttcaatttagaaattttttatttggatatATGTGTGTAGTATACACTAGAACATAAACTAAAagctcagtggcgcgacagcccaaagagggccaaggcctgctgtgcccatctcagtttttttaaccttgggctctggggtgcaggggCAGATGTTCCAGTCAGgcggtcagccgaacgcggaacccccagtgtttaccctaagcatgcttggtactcatttatcgacccactgaaggaatgagaggctgagtcaaccttgcccgacccgaggatcgaactcaggacctgtggcacgggagcgcgaagcgctaccattTAGCCACCGGGCTATAACACTAGAacataaaatgaatacaaaaaaataatttttgaaaaaaactttttttttttaatattaagcgAGAACTAGCTAAAAAACACACCAAAAATTTacctatttcaaaattagatagctttaatgaaatgtattattttttcattattcttgcTTTATAATTGTCATAAAAACACAACTTCAGGAATAGACTGTGCATTAGacataatattaatagttagatattttatagtaaatatcgCAACTTATTTGGTAAAACATATcgtttagttatttttagtttagctgtaaaataatagtttagtcAACTAATCCTTTGCCTATTCCCTAGACATAGGTCTAGAaaacatttatgcaaaatttcaagttatgtgaactaaaatattttgtggtaGGAAAATGACTAGCTAAGGTAATGAAACTAAGGAAAATgaccaaaaaattaattttgaggaaaaaaaggtacaaaTCTATgtaaaaaccaatttaaatgggttttttttcaaatctcatAATTTCTGTTAAAGTTGACGTagaaacaaaacagttttagaaagagaaaagctctcagttttattatatatatgtatatatatataaacaaaaaaaaatttattttgcaaaacaaaaacaaaagtttttaaaatatatatataataaatttttgacacatttatggaaaattacattagtattttcatgaaataaaagtaatcaaatttaacaatgaatCATGTTTCGGTACTAACagttttcaacatttatttcaGTCCTTTTCATCTGTATTTCAAAGAAAACCAAGTCTTAGCTTATGTATATTCAGATTATACATATACCAAAATCAAGTTAGAAAACTGCATGCCAACTTGTGCAAACTAATTGCACTAAACCTGTAAATTTAACTGTCTGACGTAATTTAACTATTGATAAGACTATGTAATGAaactattgcattttttttcattcattaaatattttattattaattatctatcaatcgttaaatattttaatttattttttaagtctcGGGCTCTGCCAAAAGAGGATCCCTGATTAAGTCTTGTAAAgccaaaaaaaattgagaaccaCTGCTCTAGACAACTGATGAGATAGTTCTTTTGTCAGACAGAGAGTATTTCTATTGCCAgtttgttgatttattttaaaatttaactgtgaatttttttattaaatcaatatgcTTTCTtgcaaaacaagtttttaatttctgccTGTGGGAAATCAttgcattaaagaaaatattgcatacAATCTTATCCAGATGCTTACACTTAAAAGgtcaaagcaaaatttaaaacttatcttCTGATTCCTGTGTaatgtgttaatttatttaacaaacttttttttttgtgtgtgtgtgagaTAGTTAGGGCTCTAATGTggttttctatcttttttagACAAATCCAAAAGTTGTTCAGAAGAAGTTAGTAGTTTAAGCGAGAAATCTTCCAATGAAGGAGATACTCTTGAAAAAAACGTTTCACCGGTGAACAATCGTAAGATGCCAAATGTGTCAAAActatcaattgatttttttttatatatataattaaatactgtTCTTTGTCACATATTACATAGCATTATTTTAGATAACTGtaagttctttctttttattcttcattacaTCTGATCAcaagtatcaaaaatataaaaataaattttttttacagaattaaagtatgacacattaattttttttttcttaatcaaaactaaacaaaattctttCCTCCTTGTTTATCCTCCTTTTCCAACCattattctaaaagaaattcttttcaatagaTAGTAttcttgtaaattataaaatctcttCAAAATTAGCCAATAACATGTGTATGAATTCAGATTAATATAAATACTGATTTACTTCTCTTCAGAGTAAAGACAAAACTGAACTGATTCACTTGGAGGAAAAACTGTTATTGGCTCTGGCTCAGTCACCATAGCAATGTTTTTGCAAACAGTGTAACACAATTAGCAACATGGTTGCTCGTCAAATTTTACAATCACATTAGAATGTATAAAAACGCAACTATTTTAAGATAGCAAAATATTTGGATTTTCAAGCGCAGGCTGGAAATAtgtctaaaatatattagaatgtggatgaaatatattctttagtCAGACAGTAATTAAATTGCCAGTTTGTcgattttattttgagatttaactttaaatttttcattattgtacCAATCTGCTTTCTTGCATAACAAACTATTATTTCTGCCTATGCCTATGTGAAACCAGTGCATGAAAGAAAAGGTTCCTATCTAAAGAACTCCTGTCGCAGTCTTGGAACTGTCTGCTGCTATGAAAGcaagtaaaaatgcatttcaaaaagggagcatttgatacttttttgcCAACTTGAATTGAAATGTTTCCTAAATGTTTATCCCTCATtcctatttaaaatagtttaacctCACAACTATAGTTACCAATAGTACTCACGACAACTGGTGAGGGAGTTCTTTAGACAAACAGACAGTTTAtccattttattgtaaaatttaactattaattttttattactaaaccTATGTGCTTTCttgtataaaaaactattaatttctgCTTATGGGAAATCCGTGCATAAAGGGAAAGATTTCATAAATCTTTTTCAGGTGCTTAAGCTCAAAAGGTTAAAGTATAACAAACTGTTAATTTTTGCCTATGTGAAATCGATGATCAATTCATGAAGGAATAGATTCCATTCAGTCTTCTCCAGATACTTACACTTAAAAggttaaagcaaaaattttatgtaaaacttgCCCTCTGATACCTGTGTGAtgcttcaatttatttaatgagcagattgtattttttgtatgagATACTTGGGGCTTTGATCTGgtttcttatcattttttagGCAGAAACAAGTCcagaaattcttcaaaaaaagataATAGCTTAAGCAAGTCACCTTCTGACGAAGGAGATGAtcctaaaaaaaacttatcaccGGTGAACAATCGTAagatttattaatacttttattgtGAGTCTTCATATTGATATGcatgttgaaatatatttgattttctattaaaacaattgaaatgtTGCTAACCTTTTGATCTAAATCAAATTGTCTgtaatcagcaaaaaaaatgtAGCCTGAATAATTATGATCTCATTTTCATGTATTTCATTTCTGATTTAAGGTAGAAGGGTATCGCTTGGAACAGACTGTCTACTTTCAGCTAATCATTAATATAACTGAAAAATCATGCACGAAGTAATTTATTGCAAACAAACTTGGGTTTTAACCCTCACTataggagtaaaaaaaaaaactcaatagtTTATACcctgtaattttgtttttgtgccATATTTCCACAACTAAttgtgcaaataaaaaataccagcaCCCATTATGAAAGTTTGTTTATcctaaaataacttataaatataattttaaataattattattttttattcattttaatatttttttaattatacataatgcaaaaataattatactatgTGCACATGgtgcatagcattttttaaaaagtgcttaaaggtattgattttcgttttttaaaagcccttaaaggtgcttttttcattgagtgtttttaaaaagtgcttaattttccctttttcaaaatgatatttttcctttactatgttgattttcactTCGAATTATGCGAAAagacagttcacattgttctattcaacgttttcataattaattcaaccccaatctatttcggcgtattgttaGTCTGTAATGTATGAAAACaacattcgttttacatgattcaaaatttcatgatttttgacaattgtcaaaagcAATGCCAAAAgggtttgtttgtttttttgacatgacagttaaaacaagataaaactgttaattgtcaaaaacttccCAACTCTTGATAaatgcctaattatgatatttttttaaagtgcttaaaaatattttttgagtgcttgaaaagtgctgaaaaggtacttattttttgttgaataaatagaGCAGCTGCCTAATTTgctctaatgatcagatttttatattctaagATGCAATCTCAATGTTCCATAGGACTAACTTTAAGTATGCTACTTAATTTGTGCAGTTTAAGTTATgaaacagacatttttttttctcatactgCGTTTTGTTCTTATAGTTCAtgttccttattatttttttataaaatatctaaatattatttttataaaatactgtcTACGCCAATTAAAGTTAGGACTACGAGTCATTAAGTCATAGTATTTGTAAATCCCATCATTAGTTAAGTTAATAAGGAGTTCCCTTTTTTTGTGTGTTGTACATCCTGTCATGCTATATAACTACATAATATTTCCTAGTCCAGTATCTGTCAggtcttgaaaattaaattgcctTACATGTCAACGTGTAATATTCAGTCATCAATTATACCAAAATAGCTATTAACCATTCTctcaaatttttactataaattagaatttataaaacaaagttagcttattcttttttattctctaatcatgcttatttttatcaaagaataaaaGGTTTACTTCAATTGTAAGGCTGCCAATAAGTTTTCTAAATGGTCTCTATTTTGCAAGTTTGTGcctaaaaattccattttaccaCTCCTCTTTTTTCTTCAGTAATgtcaaaaattaatcttttttttccaaattcattATTGTTGTAATGATTTATTCAACTGTCTGACAGAGTCAAACAAGATCCATTACACCGCCAACACTCAGAATATgacttcaaattttatcatgaaaattgagatttggttaaaattaatacaatacatCATGAACTTTACACAGTAGAGGTGAGCATTCAATTAactttaatgcatttaattcactgttgaaaaacaatctgacAATCACCTTCCTTCTTTGGACATCCTTGTTATCCATAGAAATAAAGCTATGTAAATAAGTGTATATTGCAGAACCATTTACTAATACTCTACCACTACACTTTTCTCCCTGTCATCCACCCACACAGAAAATTGCTGCCTTTAACAGCTTGGTTTACAGATCTCTTAATAAATGTTCTTCACATAACCTATTGAAGAATGAAATAAACTGCATTATTATTTGCCCAAAATAAGGGTTTTTCTCCCTCCCTATTTTAGTTATCTAAACATGTTCAGAGTGTTAAACCTAAAGCTGTTAACAAGCTCTTATTTGATTAACTTTTAAGAATCAACTTCctattatcaaaaattcttaCGAAATCCGAATTCCAGGTAATCTTTACGCTTGCCAACAAAATTACATTGACGATCTTACACAACCCATCAATTGCTCAAAAAAAAGGGACAtgcatgaaatttaatataaatttggcCTTTCCTATATTGGATGAACTAGGTTTGTTCTCAAATTTCACCTAAAGAAACACCAAAGCTCACGCGTCAATTTTTCAAGCAAGTGAggcatttatgaaatttcataGAAATGCAC
Above is a window of Parasteatoda tepidariorum isolate YZ-2023 chromosome 5, CAS_Ptep_4.0, whole genome shotgun sequence DNA encoding:
- the LOC107439366 gene encoding putative uncharacterized protein DDB_G0282133 isoform X2, whose amino-acid sequence is MVKHSRIKLMRRKKKLFPWLRTFYSKYKEKFFKAENTDIFEYLFLKVEKEIEDIYLETNEERREVNEKKSEDFFNILNSLFLHFWWQIRWKSCKKWETYWKKVKTTKVSTNDSNRKCCIQLLHYMILLSIFLTGGDEQSDWIGRILTAIKSLPDAVDILCSALLLTSDLKKKHISVYSIILKHTLCCETVKNTAESETYCKVILLFRRLLKLTECEKEKSQILRFTSKLKVPSDIQNWLSSQNIEDSKNLDYDQNLTRELLSRSYPDELLRKLSEILSEDSFCKRKSLKVANIDAYNVPSNVTSKENLNTELDKDTESFDKTNSQNGLNGIRIPSEKNINHCSESLQNVSENQKLEKKESVRDSHKKKEAKISKESSKKNKKHKRKSKEKPDITALKLNDGVETCSKLIASALDIDEYPSNVTANENISGNLNCELNKGLLELDKTNFQNGLVAVKTTTSCITAENPSNDVKSSMIDQNINKEVLNAIQAMSGETNVSHCSESLQKTSNSKKQKLGKEESVKDRHKKKKAKVSKESSKKKKKHKKKSKEKPDITALKINHEFETHSKASVPALDIDECSTNVSGNLNSVLDEGLLDSLDKASLRNSVETTTSFTTVENLSNDANKRIKHLNEEVLNPFERMSGETKSPKSVKQTSKKQKLENEASKRSKNKKEEKDKVSKMHKKNQNISKEKLDENPVTVIERLESNSKLGVDINVSSNVSLEENISKDLNDELDVDLLESVVQNDLNDINNMTKDLHNTVLNPMDGKCNEINVVCCSESLEKASKKRKLENKKSERLSHKKKKKEKRLKESVKEHKKNKRKSKAKTDETTLKKEEDTYSKLNMPASNNDVPFKSSLKRNVSEDLLEALLESNASNTQNDFNGIKTTTSCIATERTFYDIDGLDIDKDLYDLLSNSMEGIFDKSLGKASKKQKSKNEESERRNHKKKKKDKILKQSSENCKENKKKTEKKPDKNKEFEPPCNSQKPKKSKKAEKTVAEISKSSKEYDCNLNSERNRSKSTSNIEELHDFESTLDQEKVFHEQPDCNIKTKRRRSKSESQKKEQNHSKKSKKLSRDKKITKHNGITEFDTTDTILPVKNFSESKNVLRQIKNQSQSKKVEKHFSKKLQMPNECLNIPGVDNSNTILSVNNFSNPENIQHDNSIIESYGKKTKEKDKLKDISEEKKSSVSENNYNELFLMKENTVNKPKKSPKVKRKKLFKDSHYLNNSHKEIQCSTTITNNCTVPTELSPSKRHSFLDDDASGNIDMSSINSNIDSNFSSSEETTTFSDVSEILNFPVDIYRHNVALGLSPKTKSKKMPNSNINEQNKEFSLLNNDLLMASKKILQQSTSEPVKSQSCIDNESDAKGTEKDDNQNAGTLSFCSTNISESGVDSDFVGGNKVPKKCASTAVLTSKQNNEVKSASIFQQSQFTNNTEDTFLSMNCSFRQDFEANINIHKSSSERSFSSFSHSSLNPSVMLNDVLPSKSAQKYISTPEKSFTSISESDREMQYCTPPGTDTNLEMSVSHELTSENIAKANELYKETKGAVTDLFRTDKQCNSPCMQNVSTISLVNSNHNTESCDFQSPSTNSMVSEIHQELNEFQSPSLIQVARSNVSSNEPERLATSVSLSQFNVSVTKSQTDDCGTNTENVNCKSVSTATETNYFQSPSLIHFANCNVSSNEPELLNTSVSVSQFNDSFTKNQTDDCGMNTENVNCKSVSTATEIINSNNSVNSYNNDINSNDISNQVCSIQVTVNFTGNDDCSASRKQQFVAQFGFQTVNNFERTPLVSSVSFTPANASTPMINNNLNPNLDSIRNHDPLHIFQFNQTTNSTEKSVNCYKCCDTNTSHEPEKIRQCVALNDSDLNRTLFSNSSPTIVNKSKNINHQSHPKLFSNFASLYGENEALSHSSIYKHGSLLFQNKCLKPLTNENLDSPIGESNELPLKAKDICDINNESSYRTSTILDESGDDCSHISSSSYSDIQTVGSMDVQTGTLKVGTLSENECLLSQDGDFIPLTTKNLDSLSRGAKSMNNDSSLRSSTIYSSDSSLSTLSNYSYNKREVSVEETSKIKPSSKRKRNNKIPKSCKRIETDSDSSMPKLEPIIIDKSKSCSEEVSSLSEKSSNEGDTLEKNVSPVNNRRNKSRNSSKKDNSLSKSPSDEGDDPKKNLSPVNNLAPLTPQRSERRPRRTVIVPQESSSQQKIITQNEAPLTPQRGKGNARKTEIVPQETSSQQEIISQNKGYNLRAKKSLLVTLD